From one Melioribacteraceae bacterium genomic stretch:
- the hisC gene encoding histidinol-phosphate transaminase, translating to MIDLEKLVRPNILKLKPYTSARSQHINGLLLDANENAFGSVIDNDDLELNRYPDPTQLKLRQSIGGYLKINPDNIFCGVGSDEIIDLLIRIFCEPGKDKAAIFEPTYGMYKVVCNIQDVETIIYELDNDFQINVEQFLKQELESIKIIFICSPNNPTANIINKIDIIRLSENFNGIVVIDQAYIDFYDERELLDEISKHSNIVLLRTFSKAWGLAGARFGFAVSDSFIVKLLMNIKSPYNINKLTENIVLRSLNKIDHKNDILEKIKIERDYLTEELKSIKGIINVYPSDANYILFKVSKADKVHEKLIEKGIIIRNRSNQLNLEGCLRVTVGTREQNQKFIQELRVVL from the coding sequence ATGATTGACTTAGAAAAACTTGTTAGACCAAATATTCTAAAACTGAAACCATACACATCTGCGCGAAGTCAGCATATTAACGGATTACTTTTAGATGCCAATGAAAATGCTTTCGGATCAGTAATTGACAATGATGATCTAGAGTTAAATAGATATCCCGATCCAACTCAACTAAAACTGAGGCAAAGCATTGGGGGTTATTTAAAGATCAATCCGGATAATATTTTCTGTGGTGTCGGTTCCGATGAAATAATTGATTTATTAATAAGAATATTTTGTGAACCGGGGAAAGATAAAGCAGCAATCTTTGAACCAACATATGGTATGTATAAAGTAGTTTGCAATATTCAAGATGTTGAGACAATTATTTATGAATTGGACAACGACTTTCAAATTAATGTAGAACAATTTCTAAAGCAGGAATTGGAGTCAATAAAAATTATTTTTATCTGCTCACCAAATAATCCGACAGCTAATATTATAAATAAAATAGATATCATTCGTTTATCCGAAAACTTTAACGGCATTGTCGTTATTGACCAAGCGTATATTGATTTTTATGATGAAAGAGAATTGTTGGATGAAATAAGTAAACATTCTAACATTGTATTACTTCGGACATTTTCTAAAGCATGGGGCTTAGCCGGAGCTCGTTTTGGTTTTGCAGTCTCAGATTCATTTATTGTGAAATTATTGATGAATATTAAATCACCTTATAACATCAATAAATTAACTGAAAATATTGTGCTTAGATCTTTGAACAAGATTGATCATAAAAATGATATCCTAGAAAAAATTAAAATCGAAAGAGATTATCTTACGGAAGAATTGAAATCAATAAAAGGTATTATAAACGTTTATCCTTCTGATGCGAATTATATTTTATTTAAGGTTAGTAAGGCTGATAAGGTTCATGAGAAGTTAATAGAGAAAGGAATAATTATTAGAAATAGATCGAATCAATTGAACTTGGAAGGATGTTTAAGAGTTACTGTTGGTACACGTGAACAAAATCAAAAGTTTATTCAAGAATTGAGAGTTGTATTATGA
- the hisD gene encoding histidinol dehydrogenase produces MKKVNLKNISKEDYQPLLKRPAIDNEKVFGIVQPILSEIKNEGMNAIIKFAKEYDELKDSDLRVKQKDIDEAEQSIDSDLKQAIKSAIANITKFHEVQFPKDYEIETMKGVKCGRVYRAIENVGLYIPGGTASLFSTLLMLAIPAKITGCKRIVVCSPKPSNEVLYCSQVLGIDEVYDLGGAQAIGFMAYGTEEVKKVDKVFGPGNQFVTAAKSLVSIDPDGCAIDMPAGPSEVIIIADENANPKYAAADLLSQAEHGIDSQVILISTSQKIIDEVELEVIKQLEKLPRKEIAEKALEKSLLLKCDSIENAISFSNNYAPEHLILQIENANSFLKQVQNAGSVFLGNYTPESAGDYASGTNHSLPTYGFAKTFSGVNLLSFMKGITYQSLSKEGIINIGKTVIDMANAEGLKAHANAVEVRLND; encoded by the coding sequence ATGAAAAAAGTAAATCTAAAAAATATTTCAAAGGAGGATTATCAACCGCTTCTCAAAAGACCGGCGATTGATAATGAAAAAGTATTTGGAATTGTACAACCAATTTTAAGTGAAATTAAAAACGAAGGAATGAATGCAATTATTAAATTCGCCAAAGAATATGACGAACTAAAAGATTCCGATTTGAGAGTAAAACAAAAAGACATTGATGAAGCGGAACAATCTATTGATTCCGATTTGAAGCAAGCGATTAAATCAGCTATCGCAAACATCACAAAATTTCATGAAGTACAGTTTCCAAAAGACTATGAAATTGAGACAATGAAAGGTGTTAAATGCGGGAGAGTTTACAGAGCTATTGAAAATGTTGGACTTTACATTCCCGGTGGAACTGCTTCACTGTTCTCTACTTTATTAATGCTTGCAATTCCCGCAAAGATAACAGGATGCAAAAGAATTGTAGTTTGTTCACCAAAACCATCAAATGAAGTTCTTTATTGTTCTCAAGTTCTTGGGATCGATGAAGTCTATGACTTGGGTGGTGCTCAAGCAATTGGTTTTATGGCATACGGTACTGAGGAAGTAAAAAAAGTTGATAAAGTTTTTGGTCCCGGTAATCAATTTGTAACCGCTGCAAAAAGTTTAGTTAGTATTGATCCCGATGGATGTGCAATAGATATGCCGGCTGGACCGAGTGAAGTGATTATTATTGCAGATGAGAATGCAAATCCTAAGTACGCTGCCGCTGACTTGTTGTCACAAGCTGAACATGGAATTGATTCTCAAGTAATTCTTATTTCGACTAGCCAAAAGATAATCGATGAAGTTGAATTGGAAGTAATCAAGCAATTGGAAAAATTACCTCGAAAAGAAATAGCTGAGAAAGCATTGGAGAAATCGTTACTATTGAAATGTGATTCAATTGAGAATGCAATAAGTTTTAGTAATAATTATGCACCCGAACATTTAATTCTGCAAATAGAAAATGCAAACTCTTTTCTTAAACAAGTTCAAAATGCCGGTTCAGTGTTTCTCGGTAATTACACTCCCGAAAGTGCGGGAGATTATGCTTCCGGTACAAATCACTCGCTTCCAACATATGGTTTCGCAAAAACTTTCAGCGGTGTAAATTTACTTTCTTTCATGAAAGGAATTACCTATCAGTCACTATCAAAAGAAGGAATTATAAACATTGGTAAAACTGTCATAGATATGGCAAATGCAGAAGGTTTAAAAGCTCATGCAAATGCAGTGGAGGTAAGATTGAATGATTGA
- the hisG gene encoding ATP phosphoribosyltransferase, translated as MNGNLKLAIQKKGRLSDKSLELLKSCGFDIENYSERLFISANNFKLDILFLRDDDIPEYVQDGVADIGIVGENVLIERGAKAEIIKKLGFGKCKLMIGVPEEEDISDLISLNEKRIATSHPQLLKKFLDENLLNSRVIDISGSVEIAPSLGVADYICDIVSTGNTLKSNKLKESFTVFESEAVIIKSKDFNPTKQNLLNEFKARIDSVLLAKNSKYLMMNVAKESLEKIQKIIPSLKSPTVVPLAEENLVAVHAVIPKEKFWSIVGELKSIGATGIILLPIENMIL; from the coding sequence ATGAACGGTAATCTAAAACTAGCAATCCAGAAAAAAGGGAGGTTGTCTGATAAATCTCTCGAACTCCTTAAATCATGCGGATTCGATATTGAAAATTATTCCGAAAGATTATTTATCTCGGCTAATAATTTCAAATTAGATATTCTTTTTTTACGTGATGATGATATTCCCGAATATGTTCAAGACGGTGTAGCCGATATCGGTATTGTTGGTGAGAATGTATTAATTGAACGCGGTGCTAAGGCAGAGATAATTAAAAAACTTGGATTCGGGAAGTGTAAATTGATGATAGGTGTCCCCGAAGAAGAAGATATCTCAGATTTAATTTCTCTTAATGAAAAGAGAATTGCGACATCCCACCCTCAATTACTTAAGAAATTTTTAGACGAAAATTTACTTAACTCAAGAGTAATTGATATTAGCGGTTCTGTTGAAATAGCGCCTTCACTCGGAGTAGCGGATTATATATGCGATATTGTATCAACCGGCAACACGCTCAAGTCCAATAAACTTAAAGAATCATTTACTGTTTTTGAATCGGAAGCAGTTATAATTAAGAGTAAAGATTTTAATCCTACCAAGCAAAATTTATTGAATGAGTTCAAGGCACGAATCGATTCCGTTCTGCTAGCAAAAAATTCTAAGTACTTAATGATGAATGTTGCAAAAGAGAGTTTAGAAAAAATTCAGAAAATCATTCCTTCATTAAAAAGTCCTACAGTAGTACCATTGGCTGAAGAAAATTTAGTGGCGGTCCATGCTGTAATTCCTAAGGAAAAATTTTGGTCGATAGTTGGCGAATTAAAATCTATCGGTGCTACCGGAATAATTTTGTTACCAATAGAGAATATGATATTATGA
- the gdhA gene encoding NADP-specific glutamate dehydrogenase: protein MSDYIEKIISEVKAKNPAEPEFHQAVEEVLESLEIVLDRHPEYRSAKIIERMVEPERIITFRVPWMDDQGEVHVNRGYRIEMNSAIGPYKGGLRFHPSVTLGILKFLAFEQVFKNSLTTLPMGGGKGGSDFDPKGKSDNEVMRFCQSFMSELFRHIGPNTDVPAGDIGVGAREIGYLFGQYKRLRNEFTGVLTGKGLNWGGSLIRPEATGFGATYFAQEMLKTKGTSFEGKTVAVSGFGNVAWGAVTKITELGGKVVTISGPDGFVYDKDGISGEKIDYMLKLRATAQDIVEPYAKEFKVEFHPGKRPWGVKVDVAMPCATQNELDGNDANELVKNGCICVCEGANMPTTIEGYKVFENSKILYAPGKAANAGGVATSGLEMTQNSMRLPWLRDEVDAKLHQIMKNIHDTCVDTAERFGKPENYVVGANIAGFLKVADAMLDQGLV, encoded by the coding sequence ATGTCAGATTATATTGAAAAAATAATTTCAGAAGTAAAAGCAAAAAATCCTGCTGAACCTGAATTTCATCAAGCAGTTGAAGAAGTACTAGAATCACTTGAAATAGTATTAGACAGACATCCTGAGTACCGCTCTGCAAAAATTATTGAAAGAATGGTTGAACCGGAAAGAATAATTACATTTAGAGTGCCTTGGATGGATGATCAAGGTGAGGTTCATGTAAACAGAGGTTACAGAATTGAAATGAACAGTGCAATCGGACCATATAAAGGCGGTCTTCGTTTCCACCCTTCTGTTACATTAGGTATATTAAAATTCTTAGCCTTCGAGCAAGTCTTCAAAAATAGTTTAACAACATTGCCAATGGGTGGTGGAAAAGGCGGTTCCGACTTTGATCCCAAAGGTAAAAGTGATAATGAAGTCATGAGATTCTGTCAAAGCTTTATGTCAGAATTGTTCAGACATATTGGACCGAACACTGACGTACCGGCAGGTGATATTGGTGTTGGCGCTAGAGAGATTGGTTACTTATTCGGTCAATACAAAAGATTAAGAAATGAATTCACCGGCGTTTTAACCGGAAAAGGATTGAATTGGGGTGGATCTCTAATTCGTCCGGAAGCCACAGGTTTTGGAGCCACTTATTTTGCTCAAGAAATGTTGAAAACTAAGGGAACAAGTTTTGAAGGTAAAACTGTTGCGGTTTCCGGTTTTGGTAACGTAGCTTGGGGAGCTGTAACAAAAATAACCGAACTTGGCGGTAAAGTCGTAACCATTTCGGGTCCGGATGGATTTGTTTATGATAAAGATGGAATCTCAGGAGAAAAAATTGACTATATGTTGAAACTTAGAGCAACTGCTCAAGATATAGTTGAACCTTATGCAAAAGAATTTAAAGTAGAATTTCATCCTGGCAAACGCCCTTGGGGAGTTAAAGTTGATGTTGCAATGCCTTGCGCAACTCAAAATGAACTCGATGGAAACGATGCAAATGAACTAGTTAAAAATGGTTGCATTTGTGTTTGCGAAGGCGCGAATATGCCGACTACAATTGAAGGTTATAAAGTATTTGAAAATTCAAAAATACTTTATGCACCCGGTAAAGCTGCAAACGCGGGTGGTGTTGCGACTTCCGGATTGGAGATGACACAAAATAGTATGAGACTTCCATGGTTGCGTGATGAAGTTGATGCTAAACTACATCAAATTATGAAAAACATACACGATACATGTGTTGATACTGCAGAAAGATTTGGCAAGCCAGAAAATTATGTTGTAGGTGCTAACATTGCCGGATTCTTAAAGGTAGCAGACGCAATGCTTGATCAAGGTTTAGTATAA
- a CDS encoding PEP/pyruvate-binding domain-containing protein, producing MKYKIRDILLVSSLYDNYLFEEDGRLYELIREEYQNLNLSHAPEITAVTTASEAIEMMSNGKSSFDLIITTLHIEDMHVIDFAKSIRENGTETPIVLLAYDNRERKEVQTHYDVSIFDKIFIWQGDYRLLIGIIKYVEDKLNVENDTLSAGVQSIILVEDNVKFYSTYLPLIYKEILKQSQHLLTEGVNLTHKYLRMRARPKILLCTTYEEAWEYYEKFHEYILGIITDINFKHNNVRDPEAGIKFAIEVRKLHHDIPIVLQSSNPEYQSHASEIGAGFLLKGSPRLLHDLRNFMLENFGFGDFIFRLPNGTEVDRASNLKQLEDKLKIVSDESIIFHSERNDFSRWLKARTEFWLADRLRPRKLSDFPTTEALRNNLIDSLVLYQQLRTRGIVTDFDKNTFDPNNSFARIGGGSLGGKARGLGFINTLINNYELHDKFPGIQISVPSAIVIATDVFDQFIEENKLFNFALNENNDDLIAKTFREAHIFSVEVKAKLADFIDIIREPLAVRSSSLLEDSQFQPFAGVYKTFMIPNNDPDPAVRLEELLTAVKSVYASQFLSSAKDYMKATSYRLEEEKMAVIVQRLIGSTHESRFYPDFAGVAKSYNFYPVPPQKSADGIAYVALGLGQTVVEGGETVRFCPKYPKHLLQFFSTKETIRNAQQDFYALDLKTKITSSDQDPEIFVKNYDLSAAEKDQTLYYVGSTYSPENDAVYDGISRAGKRVVTFAPILKHKVFPLAEILDLLLELGTWGMGTFVEIEFAVNMNVKPKEFAFLQMRPLVISREVETLKLDDYSDDKLICRSTQVLGNGTFHGIHDIVVVDINKFDRGKSKEVAYEISQFNKKLLEQNKPYILIGVGRWGSFDHWLGVPVTWDQISGASAIVESGFKDFSVTPSQGSHFFQNITSFRVGYFTVNSTDKFALIDWEWMRNQPAVEEFQFARHLEFSDPISVKINGHQNQGIILKPGMLT from the coding sequence ATGAAATATAAAATCCGTGATATTCTTCTTGTATCAAGTTTATATGATAATTATCTATTTGAGGAAGATGGAAGGCTATACGAATTAATAAGAGAAGAATATCAAAATCTAAATCTTAGTCACGCTCCGGAAATAACTGCAGTTACCACAGCTTCAGAAGCAATTGAGATGATGAGTAATGGTAAAAGCTCTTTCGATTTAATAATTACAACACTTCATATTGAGGATATGCATGTTATTGACTTCGCTAAATCTATTAGAGAAAACGGAACTGAAACACCAATTGTTTTATTAGCTTATGATAACAGAGAAAGAAAGGAAGTTCAGACACATTATGATGTATCAATCTTCGATAAAATTTTTATTTGGCAAGGTGATTACAGATTACTAATCGGTATTATAAAGTATGTTGAAGATAAACTAAACGTTGAAAACGACACGCTCTCTGCGGGTGTTCAATCAATAATTCTTGTTGAAGATAATGTAAAATTCTATTCAACTTATTTACCTCTGATCTATAAGGAAATTCTCAAACAGTCACAGCACTTGCTGACTGAAGGAGTAAATTTAACACACAAATATTTGAGGATGAGAGCTCGTCCGAAAATTCTTCTCTGCACAACATATGAAGAAGCCTGGGAATACTATGAAAAATTTCATGAATATATTCTTGGAATAATTACCGACATTAATTTTAAACATAATAATGTCCGAGATCCTGAAGCAGGTATAAAGTTTGCAATAGAAGTGCGAAAACTTCATCATGATATACCCATTGTTTTGCAATCGAGTAATCCGGAGTATCAATCTCATGCAAGTGAAATTGGAGCGGGATTTTTATTGAAAGGTTCTCCTCGCCTACTGCATGACTTAAGAAATTTCATGCTGGAAAATTTTGGATTTGGTGATTTTATTTTCAGATTACCAAATGGTACCGAAGTTGACAGAGCATCAAACCTTAAGCAACTCGAAGATAAGCTTAAAATTGTTTCGGATGAATCGATAATTTTTCATTCCGAAAGAAATGATTTTTCAAGATGGTTAAAGGCACGAACCGAATTTTGGTTGGCTGACAGACTCCGGCCCAGAAAATTATCTGATTTTCCTACCACGGAAGCACTGCGAAATAATCTTATTGATTCCTTAGTTCTCTATCAACAGTTAAGAACCAGAGGAATAGTTACCGACTTTGACAAGAATACATTTGATCCAAATAATAGTTTCGCAAGAATCGGAGGCGGATCGTTAGGCGGGAAAGCTCGCGGTCTAGGATTTATCAATACACTTATTAATAATTATGAACTTCATGATAAATTTCCGGGTATTCAAATTTCCGTTCCCTCTGCAATCGTAATTGCTACAGATGTTTTCGATCAATTTATTGAAGAGAACAAGCTATTTAATTTTGCGTTAAATGAAAACAATGACGACTTAATTGCAAAAACTTTTAGAGAAGCCCATATCTTTTCAGTTGAAGTAAAAGCTAAGCTAGCAGATTTTATTGATATAATCAGAGAACCACTTGCTGTTCGTTCATCAAGTTTATTGGAAGATTCACAATTTCAACCTTTCGCGGGTGTTTATAAAACTTTCATGATACCGAATAACGACCCAGACCCGGCTGTTAGACTTGAAGAACTTTTAACTGCTGTTAAGAGTGTTTATGCATCTCAATTTCTTAGCTCGGCAAAAGATTATATGAAAGCAACTTCATATAGACTTGAAGAAGAAAAAATGGCTGTAATTGTTCAGAGACTGATCGGTTCAACACATGAATCAAGATTCTATCCTGATTTTGCCGGTGTTGCAAAGTCTTACAATTTTTATCCTGTTCCGCCTCAAAAATCAGCAGACGGAATTGCATACGTTGCATTAGGTTTGGGACAAACGGTAGTTGAAGGCGGAGAAACAGTTAGGTTTTGTCCGAAGTATCCGAAGCATCTTTTACAGTTTTTTTCCACAAAGGAAACAATACGAAATGCACAACAAGATTTTTACGCATTAGATCTTAAAACTAAAATCACAAGTTCAGATCAAGACCCGGAAATATTTGTAAAAAATTATGACCTATCCGCCGCAGAAAAAGATCAAACGCTTTATTACGTCGGATCAACTTACTCTCCGGAGAATGATGCCGTCTATGATGGCATTTCAAGAGCCGGCAAACGTGTTGTCACTTTTGCCCCAATACTAAAACATAAAGTTTTCCCGCTTGCAGAAATTCTTGATTTACTCCTAGAACTTGGTACTTGGGGAATGGGTACTTTTGTTGAAATCGAATTTGCCGTAAACATGAACGTCAAACCAAAAGAATTTGCATTTCTGCAAATGCGTCCGTTAGTAATTAGTCGAGAAGTTGAAACACTTAAACTGGATGATTATTCGGATGATAAGTTAATTTGCAGAAGTACTCAAGTTTTGGGCAACGGTACTTTCCATGGAATTCACGACATAGTTGTGGTTGACATTAATAAATTTGATAGAGGAAAAAGTAAAGAAGTTGCCTACGAAATAAGTCAGTTCAATAAAAAATTACTTGAGCAAAATAAACCTTACATATTAATCGGTGTCGGAAGATGGGGTTCATTCGATCATTGGCTTGGAGTTCCTGTTACTTGGGATCAAATATCAGGAGCAAGTGCAATTGTTGAATCTGGTTTTAAGGATTTTAGTGTGACTCCTTCTCAAGGTTCACATTTTTTTCAAAATATTACAAGTTTTAGAGTTGGTTATTTTACGGTTAACTCAACTGATAAATTTGCATTAATTGACTGGGAATGGATGAGAAATCAACCTGCAGTTGAGGAATTTCAATTTGCCAGACATCTTGAATTTTCTGATCCGATTTCCGTTAAAATAAATGGGCATCAGAATCAAGGAATTATTTTAAAACCGGGAATGTTAACCTGA
- a CDS encoding histidine kinase, which yields MSLLQNLSVNLLELTLQNLPFGYAIFDFSGDLKYSNKLFAEHFNIDENEISNKNIFAFLNEETAEKLQVFCNQLSHSNNKQLQLEQKIFVSNKKIKWLKNTFVKDGASNDNLLFHFVEDITERKKIEIEILEKANHYKTVFNNTNDAIFLCYLNYGKTLSNFFDANLEAIKRLHFSKDEYIEMSPSRLFFDSNESREIELVNKLICDGMSIFTANLHSKINQKVYSEVNSYLFDYEGRQAIVFIARDLSERNRYENELLNYGENLRNLALHLQTVREEERKNISREIHDELGQVLTVLKIQTSLLEKKVSHVQPELKEKFDSIINIIDSSVESVQRICEKLRPGILDELGLSAAIEWQTKEFSKSTKIDCIVELPNEEIVLESEKRIAVFRIYQEALTNSARHSNASKINITMKLEDDKLILSIKDNGKGITQNQVNNPRSLGILGMRERALILGGNLNIKSTMGSGTLVNLELPIS from the coding sequence ATGAGTCTTTTACAAAATTTATCTGTTAATTTACTCGAATTAACATTACAAAATCTTCCCTTCGGTTATGCTATTTTTGATTTTAGTGGTGATTTAAAATACTCCAACAAACTATTTGCGGAACATTTTAATATTGATGAAAACGAAATATCAAATAAAAACATATTTGCATTTCTAAATGAAGAAACGGCCGAAAAACTTCAGGTATTTTGCAACCAACTTTCTCATTCAAATAACAAACAACTTCAGCTTGAACAAAAAATATTTGTGAGCAATAAAAAAATAAAATGGCTGAAAAACACTTTTGTGAAAGACGGCGCAAGTAATGATAATTTATTATTTCATTTTGTTGAAGACATTACAGAAAGAAAAAAAATTGAAATAGAAATACTAGAAAAAGCAAATCATTATAAAACTGTTTTTAACAACACAAATGACGCAATATTTTTATGTTATCTTAATTATGGTAAAACACTAAGTAATTTTTTTGATGCAAATCTCGAGGCAATAAAACGACTTCATTTTTCCAAAGATGAATATATAGAAATGTCTCCTTCCAGATTATTTTTTGACAGTAATGAATCAAGAGAGATTGAATTAGTAAATAAACTAATTTGTGATGGGATGAGCATCTTCACTGCGAACTTGCATTCTAAAATTAATCAAAAAGTTTATTCGGAAGTAAATTCCTATTTGTTCGATTATGAAGGAAGACAAGCAATAGTTTTTATTGCACGTGATCTAAGTGAAAGAAACAGATATGAAAATGAACTATTAAATTACGGGGAAAATTTAAGAAACTTAGCACTTCATTTACAAACTGTTCGCGAGGAAGAAAGGAAAAACATTTCTAGAGAAATTCACGATGAACTCGGTCAGGTATTAACAGTCCTTAAAATCCAAACATCATTGCTTGAAAAGAAAGTATCTCATGTTCAGCCCGAATTGAAGGAGAAATTTGATTCGATTATAAATATAATCGATTCTTCGGTGGAATCTGTTCAGAGAATTTGTGAAAAACTTAGACCCGGGATTTTAGATGAACTCGGACTTTCAGCTGCTATCGAATGGCAGACAAAGGAGTTTTCAAAAAGTACAAAAATTGATTGTATTGTAGAATTGCCAAATGAAGAAATTGTTTTAGAATCTGAAAAGAGAATTGCAGTGTTTAGAATCTATCAAGAAGCATTAACAAATTCCGCTCGACATTCTAACGCATCTAAAATTAATATAACTATGAAACTTGAAGATGATAAATTAATTTTATCAATTAAAGATAACGGTAAAGGTATAACTCAAAATCAAGTTAATAATCCTCGTTCGTTAGGTATACTTGGAATGAGAGAAAGAGCTTTAATTCTAGGTGGCAATTTAAATATAAAAAGTACTATGGGCAGTGGAACATTAGTAAATTTGGAACTTCCAATTTCATAA
- a CDS encoding response regulator transcription factor, protein MIKIIIVDDHAIVREGLKQIVAEVSDIQVAGEAGSYADLILLLQNIECNLIVMDINIPDKSGIEITKEITMQSSHIPILILSMYSEEQYGIRAIKAGASGYLQKISAPTELITAIRKIYKGGKYISPLLADKLAEYMNTSKNDLPHEVLSDREYTVMLKIATGLSAEEIANELNISTNTVYSYRNRIFEKIHLKSNVELTQYVLRNKLLI, encoded by the coding sequence ATGATAAAGATTATCATAGTTGATGACCACGCTATTGTCCGTGAAGGTCTCAAACAAATAGTAGCCGAAGTTTCTGATATTCAAGTTGCGGGTGAAGCCGGTTCGTATGCTGATTTAATTTTACTATTACAAAATATTGAATGTAATTTGATTGTGATGGATATTAATATCCCCGATAAATCCGGCATTGAGATCACAAAAGAAATCACAATGCAATCTTCGCATATTCCAATTCTAATATTGAGTATGTATAGTGAAGAACAATATGGTATAAGAGCAATAAAAGCCGGTGCTTCGGGCTATCTGCAAAAAATTAGCGCTCCAACCGAATTAATTACTGCTATAAGAAAAATTTATAAGGGCGGAAAATATATTAGTCCGCTATTAGCAGATAAATTAGCCGAGTATATGAATACCTCAAAGAATGATCTTCCCCACGAAGTTTTATCAGACCGAGAATATACTGTAATGTTAAAAATTGCCACGGGTCTATCCGCCGAAGAAATTGCAAATGAATTGAATATCAGCACAAATACAGTTTACAGCTATCGTAATAGAATTTTCGAGAAGATACACTTGAAATCGAATGTTGAGTTAACACAGTATGTTTTACGGAATAAACTTTTAATATAA